From Nicotiana tabacum cultivar K326 chromosome 22, ASM71507v2, whole genome shotgun sequence, one genomic window encodes:
- the LOC142176120 gene encoding uncharacterized protein LOC142176120, protein MHDFIMTEDSELWDVICDGTYIPTNNVRDIPLSMAKTRKEYTDADKKAVEKTFRAKKILVCGIEPDEYNRISTCETAKEIWEALQTAHEGTNQVKQSKINMLTTEYELFRMKDDEFIQDMHTRCTFIINELHSLGEIIPRNKLVRKILSILPSSWEVR, encoded by the coding sequence atgcatgattttatcatgacCGAAGATTCTGAGTTGTGGGACGtcatatgtgatggtacttacaTCCCAACAAATAATGTCAGAGACATTCCATTGTCAATGGCAAAGACCAGAAAAGAATACACTGACGCAGACAAGAAGGCTGTTGAGAAAACttttcgtgccaagaaaattTTGGTGTGTGGAATAGAACCTGATGAATACAATAGGATCTCTACTTGTGAAACTgccaaggagatatgggaagctttGCAAACAGCACATGAGGGAACCAATCAAGTAAAGCAATCTAAGATTAATATGCTCACTACCGAGTATGAACTCTTTAGGATGAAAGACGATGAATTtattcaagatatgcacacaagatGCACTTTCATCATAAATGAGCTACACTCACTTGGTGAAATCATTCCCAGGAACAAGCTCGTGAGGAAGATCCTTAGTATTCTGCCGAGTTCATGGGAAGTAAGGTGA